ATGAGGCTCGAGTCGAACCGCCTCGGCCACGCGGACGGCCTCGAGCTCCCGCCCGATTTCCTCCACCGCTTCGACTTCGAGTCCGGCCCCCGTCAGGCGGTCGACGATTTCGTCCGGCTCCAGATCCCCCTCGAGCAGCTCTCGGAGCCAGCGCAGCGTGACCTTCATCGCGGTTCAGAACTGACGGAGGAACCGAACGTCCCCCGAGGTGAAAAGCCGAATGTCGTGGATCTGGAACTTGAGCATCGCGATGCGCTCGACGCCCAGGCCGAACGCAAAGCCCGTGTACCGTTCCGGGTCGTAGCCCACGAAACGAAACACGTTCGGGTCGATCATCCCCGCTCCGAGAATCTCGAGCCAACCGGTTCCCTTGCAAACGCGGCAGGCTCGGTCCTCGCCTCGGCACCGAAAGCACCGAATGTCGACTTCGGCACTCGGCTCCGTGAAGGGGAAAAAACTGGGGCGAAAACGCACCCCGGTTTCCTCCCCGAACCAGCACCGCAAGGCGTAGGTCAGGATCCCTTTCAGATCCCCGAAGCGGACGCCGGAATCGACCAGGAACCCCTCCACCTGGTGGAACATGGGGGCGTGGGTGAGGTCGCTGTCGTGGCGGAACACCACCCCGGGAGCGACGACCCGAAGCGGGGGCTTTTCCTTTTCCATGACCCGGATCTGAACCGGTGAAGTATGGGTCCGCAGGAGTCCGTCGCCCTCGAGAAAAAACGTGTCCTGCATGTCGCGAGCCGGGTGCTCGGGGGGAAAGTTCAGGGCCTCGAAGTTGTGGTAGTCGTCCTCGATCTCGGGTCCTTCCTCCACCCGAAAACCCATCGAGACGAACGTTTCGACGATCTCCTCCATGACCTGGCTCACGGGATGAACGTGGCCGAATGCCGGCCTCGTCCCCGGCAAGGTGACGTCGACGCGCTCCTCTCGAGCCTCCGCGAAAGTTCCGCCCTGCGAAACTCGTCTCGAGCGGCTTCGATTCGCTCTTCCAGGGTGCGCTTGGCGGCGTTGAGCAAAGCTCCGAGCTCGGGCCTCGCTTCGGGCGGAAGCTGACCGAGCCGCCGGACGAGCTCGGTGAGCCTGCCTTTGCGCCCGAGATACCGGACGCGCACGTCCTCGACGGCACGAAGGTCCGAACAGCGAGCCAGATCCGCCAGGGCTTCTTCGCGAACCCTCTCCACTTCGGCCCGCATGGGATCCTCCGGGAGACGACCGCCAGCCGTCGAGGGCGCGAGCCGCCGCCGTTCAGGACGGCGCCTGAGCTCTCGCCTGCGCCGCGATTTCCGCGAAAGCCGCCGGGTCCCGAACCGCGAGTTCCGCGAGCGCCTTGCGGTCGAGCTCGATCCCCGACCTCTTCAGCCCGTGAACGAGCCGACTGTACGAGAGCCCGTGGAGGCGGCACGCGGCGTTGATCCTGACGATCCACAACGAACGGAAGTTCCGCTTCCTGGCCTTGCGATCTCGATAGGCGTACGTGAGGCCCTTTTCCACGGTTTCCCGTGCCTGTCGGTACTGCCGGCGGCGGCCGCCCACGTACCCCTTGGCCATTTTCAGGATCTTTTTGCGCCGCTTGCGGGCCTTCGTTCCTCGCTTGACTCGGGGCATCTCTGCTCGCGCTCCTCTCCGCTCCGGGCCGCCGGCTCAAAGGTACGGCAAAAGCCGGCGGATCGCCTTCGCGTTCGTGGTGTCCACGAGGGCCGGCTTGCGCAGCCTCCGCTTCCGCTTCCGGTTTTTCGTGCTCAGGATGTGGCGCCGGTAAGCCTTGGCTCTGCGGATCTTTCCGGTCGCCGTGACCCGGAACCGCTTCGCGGCACCCCGCGACGTCTTGATTTTCGGCATGGCGTGCTTCCTCCGCTCCGGTTCAGTCGGGAAACCGCTCCGCCTCCTCTCGGAGGCGACGCAAGAACTCCGCCACGGGAACGACACCCTCGTTGCCCCGTTCTCGGCTGCGCACCGAAACGGTCTCGGATGCCGCTTCCCGATCTCCGACCACGAGCATGTAGGGAACCTTTTCCAGCTGCGCCTCCCGCACTTTCCAACCCAGTTTTTCGTTCCGGTCGTCCAGCGTGACCCGCCAGCCTTCGCCGCGCAGGCGCTCCGCGAGACGTCTCCCGAATTCCTGCTGGCGTTCGGTCAGGGTCAGGATACGCACCTGTTCCGGAGCGAGCCAGAGCGGGAAGGCCCCGCCACAGTGTTCGAGAAAAATCCCGAAAAAACGCTCCACGGTCCCGAGAATCGCACGGTGGATCATGACGGGGCGCTCGAGAGAACCCGAAGCGCCCACGTAGGTGAGATCGAAGCGCTCGGGCAGGGCACCGAAGTCGAGCTGGATCGTCGAGAGCTGCCACGGCCGGTGGAGAGCGTCGAAGAAATGGAAATCGATCTTCGGCCCGTAGAAAGCGCCTTCACCGGGACTCACCTCGAAAGCGACCCCGGCTTCCTCCAGGGCTTCGCGAAGCGCGGTCTCGGCCCGCTCCCACATCTCGGGGTCTCCCAGGGAGTCCTCGGGGCGCGTCGAGAGACAGACGCGGCGTTCGGCGAAACCGAACCGCCGCGACATCTCTTCGACCATCCGGAGCAGGGAGAGAATCTCGCCCCGGATTTGCTCCGGCGTGCAGAAAATGTGGGCGTCGTCCTGGGTGAAGCTGCGCACGCGAGTAAGACCGTGCAGCGTGCCGGACCTTTCCGCCCGGTGGAGCCGGCCGAAGTCGGCGTACCGAACCGGCAACTCGCGGTAGGAGCGGCGCCGTAGCGCGTAGAGCAAGCAGTGGCTCGGACAGTTCATCGGCTTGATGCCGAACTCCCGGCCCTCGACGTACGCGAAGTACAT
The sequence above is a segment of the Candidatus Binatia bacterium genome. Coding sequences within it:
- the rplT gene encoding 50S ribosomal protein L20 gives rise to the protein MPRVKRGTKARKRRKKILKMAKGYVGGRRRQYRQARETVEKGLTYAYRDRKARKRNFRSLWIVRINAACRLHGLSYSRLVHGLKRSGIELDRKALAELAVRDPAAFAEIAAQARAQAPS
- a CDS encoding hypothetical protein (possible pseudo, frameshifted); the encoded protein is MEEIVETFVSMGFRVEEGPEIEDDYHNFEALNFPPEHPARDMQDTFFLEGDGLLRTHTSPVQIRVMEKEKPPLRVVAPGVVFRHDSDLTHAPMFHQVEGFLVDSGVRFGDLKGILTYALRCWFGEETGVRFRPSFFPFTEPSAEVDIRCFRCRGEDRACRVCKGTGWLEILGAGMIDPNVFRFVGYDPERYTGFAFGLGVERIAMLKFQIHDIRLFTSGDVRFLRQF
- the thrS gene encoding threonine--tRNA ligase yields the protein MDRVRVRLDGKEELVEPGTPVAEVLARLDPEGAERAVAARLNGRIVDLSRGLTEDAVVAPVLPEDPEGVEVLRHSSAHLMAQAVKRLFPETQVTIGPVTEDGFYYDFKRDEPFTPEDLEKIEETMRAIVRENLPVRREEVAKEEAIELFRRMGEHYKVEILEGIPDPVVSLYRQGEFVDLCRGPHVPSTGKMGAFKLTSVAGAYWRGDERNEMLQRIYGTAFPTAEELRRHLELLEEARRRDHRKLGKELDLFSFDPIAPGSPFFHPKGAFVYNALVDFMRRLNDRYGFQEVVTPQIFDSELWRRSGHYDHYRENMYFAYVEGREFGIKPMNCPSHCLLYALRRRSYRELPVRYADFGRLHRAERSGTLHGLTRVRSFTQDDAHIFCTPEQIRGEILSLLRMVEEMSRRFGFAERRVCLSTRPEDSLGDPEMWERAETALREALEEAGVAFEVSPGEGAFYGPKIDFHFFDALHRPWQLSTIQLDFGALPERFDLTYVGASGSLERPVMIHRAILGTVERFFGIFLEHCGGAFPLWLAPEQVRILTLTERQQEFGRRLAERLRGEGWRVTLDDRNEKLGWKVREAQLEKVPYMLVVGDREAASETVSVRSRERGNEGVVPVAEFLRRLREEAERFPD
- the rpmI gene encoding 50S ribosomal protein L35, with protein sequence MPKIKTSRGAAKRFRVTATGKIRRAKAYRRHILSTKNRKRKRRLRKPALVDTTNAKAIRRLLPYL
- a CDS encoding hypothetical protein (possible pseudo, frameshifted); the encoded protein is MRAEVERVREEALADLARCSDLRAVEDVRVRYLGRKGRLTELVRRLGQLPPEARPELGALLNAAKRTLEERIEAARDEFRRAELSRRLERSASTSPCRGRGRHSATFIP